The following are encoded in a window of Anomalospiza imberbis isolate Cuckoo-Finch-1a 21T00152 chromosome 36, ASM3175350v1, whole genome shotgun sequence genomic DNA:
- the LOC137464079 gene encoding LOW QUALITY PROTEIN: class II histocompatibility antigen, B-L beta chain-like (The sequence of the model RefSeq protein was modified relative to this genomic sequence to represent the inferred CDS: inserted 1 base in 1 codon) codes for MGRVAAAGAVLVALVVLGAPPAAGAELSGVFQYVGKSECHFMNGTEKVRYLSRFIYNREQYAMFDCDVGHFLGFTPYGETAARYWNSDPDVMEQKRAAADWLCRYNHEYLSPFLTERRVSPTVSISLVPSSSQPGXCSVMDFYPAHTQLRWFQGQQELSVVATDMVPNKDWTYQLLVLLETPPWRGLTCSCQVEHVSLEHPLSRHWEMPLDAPRSKMLSGIGGSELGFVFLALGLSF; via the exons atggggcgagtggcggcagctggggccgtactggtggcactggtggtgctgggagcccccccggcTGCGGGCGCGGAGCTCT caggggtgtTCCAGTACGTGGGAAAGTCCGAGTGTCACTTCATGAACGGCACGGAGAAGGTGAGGTACCTGAGCAGGTTCATCTACAATCGGGAGCAGTACGCGATGTTCGACTGCGACGTGGGGCACTTTTTGGGGTTCACCCCCTATggggagacagcagccaggtatTGGAACAGCGACCCAGACGTTATGGAGCAAAAAAGGGCTGCGGCGGACTGGCTGTGCCGGTACAACCACGAGTATCTCAGCCCGTTCCTCACGGAGCGCCGAG TTTCCCCAACCGTATCCATCTCGCTGGTGCCCTCGAgctcccagcccg gctgctccgtgatggatttctaccctgcccacacccagctgaggtggttccagggccagcaggagctctctgtggtGGCCACTGACATGGTCCCCAACAAGGACTGGACctaccagctcctggtgctgctggaaacaCCCCCCTGGCGCgggctcacctgcagctgccaagTGGAGCACGtcagcctggagcacccccTGAGCCGGCACTGGG AGATGCCACTGGATGCCCCCCGCAGCAAGATGCTGTCAGGGATCGGGGGCTCCGAGTTGGGCTTCGTCTTCCTGGCACTGGGGCTCAGCTTCTAG